The nucleotide window CTGTGCAAAATACATGTACTGCGtagcagctcagagccaagctacaagtgacaaatgacacttgaacggcaagtgaacagactcacgtgtattcctccctgttcacttgcgctccacttgcgctcctcGTGGTAGTGAtcacgtggagcgcaagtggagcgcaagtgaacagggaggaatacatgtgagtctgttcacttgccgttcaagtgtatcattcgtcacttgtagcttggccctcagtttaaaTGAGATGCTGTGCAAGTGCAAAGTCCTATGGGTGAGCACTTTTGTTTCATACTATCACATTTAGATCAGGCCCAATACTCTTACCAAGCAATAAAGCAATCAAGGGGAGAGAGGGCCAATAATCCTGCTGCAATAAAATCACAGAGAAGCCAGGAAAAAACCTCAAGAGAGAGACACAATTACATGTCAGTTTCCTTTCTAATGGGTATGAAGCAATCCTACATTTTAAGCACTGGATACAATCCAGCCAAAGTTCAGCTCCATCCCATACCTGACCTTTAAGACATTTCATGAAAGACAGACAgcaggagaaaagcaggctaaACCTGGCCTCTGTCAAGCAATGAAGAGGGCACGTCAAATTCCCTTCCCTGTCAGTCAAAAACAAAAACGGTGCTGCTTCTCTTAAAGGAAGTTTTTACTAAACCTCCAAATCAAATTTGTTTTATCCACAAAGCTGTAACAAAGTTAcagcaaaatataaatgaaacagATAAAAGCATGGGCCAGCCATGGAACAATCTTCATCAGTAGAAACCAAGAATAAATACGGTATCCACAATCATGCACATGAATTTTCACAAAGGCTTTTGGGCAGCATTCAGGCAGCAGCCATTCTGGGTGCTTACCACTCGTTTTCACGGCTTTTTGAAAAACACAGCCTTGCAACAGCCAAGGTAGAAACTTGtgtttaaaatagaaaagaaaagaagaaacttGTCCCATGCACTCATCGTTACAGAACAGCTAAACAAACAAGGCATCATGTCCTCAACCTCTGCATTACAGTATATACAATATTATTAGTCATTAGGAATATTCTGATCTCCCCCTTCAAGCACAGCAGAGGGGAGTTTGTTTCAACCTGTAAAAATGATTCCAAGTGATGGTATATTTGCTTGCCTCCACTCAGGATGTTGCTTTAGGTACTGAACAATTCAACCAAACACTTATTCGCTCTTGTTACAGCACAGAGCCTCAGTCTAGAGATGCAGCAGCCCACAAGCACCACGTACTTTGCCTTCTCTCAACTAGTAATCACTATTATTTATAAAGCACATCAAAATCTAGGTGCTGTACAATAATTGAATTAAGCTAGCTGGAGGCTTGCATATAATCTATTTATTCactgtatttatagtccacctttccactgagattcaaagtggattacacagtgtaaatcgaTACAGTCGATAcaaagagacatctaataagcacaaTGTAGGCTGGTACAATCAACATGgggagacatctaataaacaaaaTACTAGGATTACCAAAATCTGACTGAGCCTAGCATATTAGGCAATGATAAAGAACACGGATTCCATAaagaaaaatggtattacatcagtagaaaacaaTTGAACAACAGCAGGATAATATGTCCTATACACAGTGGTGTTCTTCACAGTCCCTTTTCCCTTTATAAAGAGCCTTCCTGAGCTATTCTGCTAtaatatagccctattacctttataaaaatgggATTTCTATATACATGATATAATTATCCACCCAGTTTGCAGCTTGCTCTTGTAAAGCCTCAGCTGCTATAGAATCCCTTTTCAAGGATCATTTCATTCCCATTTATCCTGCTCTAACAGAGGCCCTCAGGGTGCCTCACATCGATAAAACAAAGCAAGAGCAAAACTTTCCAATACTAAACTACAATTAAACAAATTATTATTAAACAAATAATCACAAACAAACTTAAATGATCAAAAAATATAAACCGAAAGGCTTCCTTGTCAGCCTTCCAAAAGCAAACAGGGAACTGACAGACCAAAGTGTGAAAAGAGGAGAGGGTTAGGGTATTGGCGCCTTCCTGTACCATCCAACCACTTGCTTCTCTTCTCCAGACACGACCACAGAGATTCTCATGGTCCAGCCACCTTTTCTTAGATACATTAGCTCCATCTGGTGCGGCAGGTCTACTCACCTTGTGTTCACTGCTGGCATAATCCAAGCAGGGGTGCATTTGGCACATTCACTATTGTATTGTGACAGCAAAATATCCAGCATCATGAACTTGgtcttaattttaaaagaaaaaaaccaagtATTTGCATTCCTTATGGATGAAGGCATTTACTCAAACATTTGAATGGTGACTCGTGAGTTCTCAACATGGTTGAGGGAGCTGCATCAGACAGAGGTCCAAGGGCTGGAACCCCAAACTTCTGCACAGCTCTTTGGCCCTTCCTTGGCTGGCAGAAGTAGGGCTGATTCTGCAAACCtagaaatgtatttttatttatacagCTAACTAGAGTCTTCAGAACAACTTACAAAATGGAAGAACATACTAAACTAACCATCCTCACTACTCTTCATGACTCTGGTGGAAAGAGtgatagacacacagacacacacagacacacaccttCTCCCCAAAGATGGTAAACAGAATAGAGAATTCCAGACAGAATTGGCTTTCACTTCTTAGTTTTGCAATGATGCACTCCTGGCAAATGTATTCCACTTCCAGAATTTGCTTTTCCTTAGTACAGAATTCAATATTTTTAGTGCATTTGGTCTGATGTAGGTGAAATGTTTAACACTTTTATTAAACAGAATGGCAGAAGCCATTATGCAGCAAGAGCTTAACCAAACACAATTCCAGAGGAAACCACTGGAGTACGCTACTGCTGACAAAGCAAAAATTTTGATAATGACCTAGGATAGCGCATCCTCCAGTAAGCAAGCAAGACTGTAATTCTACCTGAGTTTCCCGATAgtagcagaaggattaaaaatgaTCTCTGCTCCATTCAGACTGTACATGAGCCAGTTGAGGGGATGATGACGCCCAAAGCAAATGTTCACAGCAATCTTCCCAAACTGAGTCTGGAACACTGGATGTCCTCTGTCTCCTTCCATGTAGTAGGTTGACTGCAAACACGAACAGCCATAAGTACTGAAAGAAACTTAACTGGAATCACTCAATACTTCTGTCCAAAAATCTTCCTTGATGCAAATCTCTGGGCCAGTGAGCCAATCTAAGTAACAGGGCAAAGGGGCAAATTTATTCCTTCATCCACTTAACTCAGCCAACACAATCACAACTCCGTGGTGCCCTGATTCATATCAGAAGCATTTGTTTAATGTATTTTTGCACAATTTCTTCTGAGAGCAAAGTTTGAGCTTCCTTgaatgggggagaggggaagtaCAGTGTTGGTGACAATGCTATTCCTTTAATCTGGGCCAGTGTTTTATACTGCCCTTGTCCTGTCCAGGACTCAGTGGGGGCAGGAACACATAgagaaaggaagttgtcagcACTGCAGTTGTGCACACAGAAAGAATCAGACTTTTATTAAACTGTGTTCCTGCTTGAAACTGTGCTGCCTCTTTGTTCTGATGCCTCGCATTAAGGACACAACAAGAAGGAGGGGAGAAATACATGCAGCTCTGCTTATATCATTAATTTAACAGATGAGATCAAAGAAATCTGCCACAGTCCTTTCTTCGCAGGGTTCTAAATAGCAGCATCAGCAGGGATGAAAATTTGCAGGTTTATACATAATCAACTTATACCACGGCACAGACTGCTTGTACCTTGGCCCTGCCCCAAAAGGTAACAGTTGAAAAATCCAGACCAATGCAAACTGTACAGGACATGGAGAAACAGCACCACCAGTTTGCCTCGAACCACAATGTTCCTGATTTTCCAGGCCCAGCACACTGATCGCACAGCAGTACAGTGGAGGGTGCAGACAAAGCCGGTGCTGCTGTCACTTATTTCTATGAAAGAGCAAGTAAAACTCTTCCAAAAGCTCTCAAAGACAAGTCCTGCCTTTTCCATTGAAGCAGAGCCACCCTTAAGATACTGTGGAGGTCAATAAAACTTCTTCTCTTCATGATttcttaatattttgttttatgacTACAAAGAgaggcaatggttgttgtggggtgggaaggagggagacagacaaCTCACCAGTTCTTTCTCTTCAGTTCCATGCTGGAGGGCCAAATCATCTCCACAATAATTAATTCTGATATCTCAAATGGGACTGATTTTACAGACATGTTCTCCCACAGAGCTGAAAAGGTCAatgacttccccctccccccactaccTTTTACATTTAGGAGGTGAACTGGTGGTTAATTTTTACATTTAGCTCTCACTGATTTATCACAGGAAATTTTAACAGGCACTTTCCCCTTCATTAGTTCCAAATGCAGCTAACAAAGTACAAACCCAATTTTTATGTCTGAGGTTTGTTAACAAAAACAATATAACCATAGCATTGTGTAtgtgtggggttttttgtgtgtgtgtgaataactTTGGATAGATTTATGTACTTCAGGTCCACTTTTTATACAGACCATGATTTTTcaagaaagaaaatgaagcaCAACAAAGGCGGGGATGTGGGGAATGTGTGCGGTTTGTCAATTCCAGCTTGAGAAATTTCTGCAGGTGGTGTCTGGGAGGAGTTTGGAAGGGAGCTCAGTGAGGTGTGATGCCATATTCTGTGATGTCACGTCTTGGTCAAAGATCAGCTcctccatctagggttgccagctccagtttgggaaattcctggagattttgagggtgaagtctggggaaggaaggggagggacctcagcagggtataatgctatagattccactctccaaagcagccattttctccaggggaactgatatgtgTGGcgtagagatcagttgtaattccagatctccagccatcacctggaggttggcaaccctacccccaactCCTCCCCTCCCTGTGAGGTTACTTCCTGCCTCCAAAAGTCAAATTTTAAACTTCTTGCCTTATATCAGTTCCCTCCAGCCTTTCCTCCCACTTGAAATCATTTGTATTCTTCTGTATGAATGTGTTATAAAAGCCCTTTGTTCCTATATATTTATGCTGGTGTACCCTGTATCTATCCAGTTATGTTCCAAGAAACCTAAAAAAGTTCTCAAAATTTTATTCAGGTGTTTCTCAGCATTAAGTAAAAATATAGGCTCTAAAGACCCATAGGAGCACACCAATCAATGGCAGTCTCATCTCACTCTCAAACTGCAACCAGTCTCTGGCCTTTAGTGTCTTTATAGGTGACAATCCATTTCTCCTcgtctctatggtataccataggagAAGCAGAAGTCCTAGAGCACCTACTCTTTGTAGCCACTGTAAGACTGCTGTTTCCCCTAGGATTGCCCCCCCTACcacccacagctgccattttcttcaggggaactgatctctgtagtctggagatcagttgtaattctgggagaccttcaGATCCCACCTtgaagctggtaaccctaggaacATGGTGTTTGGCTGTTCTCTGGCACCATCAAGTCAGATAAGTAATTCTATTGTAGTTGAATTAATAGATTTACTTATGTGAAATCACAATTGCACTGTGCTATTATGTTTTTATATATTCATATTCCCCTTTAGCAGAAAACACACAGTCTAGGAACTGCCTGGGAAAACCTGAGAATTTATACAGGGAAATAACGAATGGTTTTGAAacttcttaaagactaacaaatttattgtggcatatgcTTTCATGTGCAAGAGCCTAcgttgtcagatgcatgaagacaCAAATGGGAAGAATACTACAAAAAGACAGCAAACTAGAGCATATCAACATGCCAATATTGTGGGTGAGGGTGACAGCAGCAAAGCACAACACTTGACCACCACCCTTGCGTCTGCAGTGCACCATCCAGCAGAGCTTTACCAAACTTCCCAGGGACTTTGATAAAAGTATGGCTAACTGGGTTCCTTGCTGTGACTTGTTTGCATGGAAATACACCAATAACATTGCTCATAGGAGAAATGGAAGTTGGAGTGACTACAAAGAGtagatgctctaggatttctgCTCCTCCTAGGGTATACAATAGAGACTAGGAGATTGTCACCTATAAAGATTCCATGAGTTTGGCAGATCAACCTCAGAATGCTATCAGAGAAATCTTTTAGCAGCTGCTTGGAGGCATTGTAATTGCTGCAGCCTGAGGATGTAGCCGAGCTGTCTGGAGTGGCAAGGCCTACCTCCTCAGCCCATGCCCTTCTAGGCTTATTACATCATGCTGAGAGACACTAACTGAGAGACAGTGAGCCTTTGTTAGATGGAGCGGATGGCTCAAACCGACTTGAAGGAGACAGTTGTGGGTGCCCCCCAACTCTTCCCTGGCTGTTTTAATGCTGGTTTTAGTGATCATATTGGCTTCTTTTTATGCTGCTGTTTTTCTGTGTTTATGATTTTTATTTGCTATTATTATTCCAGTTGAGTAGTGAGCTGCTTCAAGAACCATTTTGTAAGGAGACTTGGATAAAGATGTTTTAAATGAAGTAAAGCAAAATCCTGAATAATGCTGACAAATGGCTTCAGCAAAGCTACCACTGACCTCATTGAAATCTCCAATCCGTGGGATGTGGTTCTTCCTGCTTTTTCCAAGGACAGCACCAGAGTTTGAAATCACGACTGCAGTATTCCACAGGGTCCCTCCATGCACATCATCTCTTTCCAGGATTGGAGACACCACAACCATATTGTGTTTCTTGGCTAGCTGCAGATACCAATTTTATGCCATCTTAAACATCCCATTGCAAAAGAGAGGAGTGAGTTGTGCTTGGATTCTATCCATCAAAGAAATTACCAGGCCAAGACACAGCATAATATGAATGCATGGTTGCCATTTGCTAGTAGTAATGAGTTTCCTTTACAATTTCAGGATATACTCACAGAGCTCTATTATGGTACAGTCCTAGACTGTGTTTGGCAAGTTAACAGAAAGGCAAGAATTCAGTTCCCTACCTTCTGGCAGAATCTTGTTGTTGGGCCATCTTCTGCTGATTCAGCATACTCAGTCCAAGGAAGCTTCTCTCTTGTACAGAAAGCAAAAGGCATTGCTAGAAAAACACCAGAGTAAGAAATTAATACCACAGTTTTATCAACATGGGGGTTCCAATCAAAATCCATTCTGCCTCTGCTACTAAATCTTAATCATCTTTATGAAAGTGAGactaataataaagaaaaaattcAGCTTGTACATGGCTGCATTTACAGTCACCTGGATATACAAGATGACAAGATGATAAAGATGACATAATCATACTGGACACCAGATCTTTTTGTTTCTAGGACTATTATGCAGGCAACTTTGTTTAGTACTAGAGGTCTGGCTATTTCTTCATCTTGGAATAAGTAACTATATTAACATGATTATCTTTTCAAGCCCACTCCACTGCTGGTTGAATTCAGAATTAACTGCAAACATACAATGCTCTGAGAATGGGGATGATTCCAACACTCAGGAATTTCCTCCCCACATCAATAACAGATGTTGTTTTGTTATAACAACCACTACTTGCCCCACTCTGCCATTAAGCTAGCTGGATGGTCTTGGGCTTATTGTTTTTTCTCTCAcactaacctaccacacagggttgttgtaaagaaaaACTAGAAGCAGAAAAAACTATTTTCTACTGTCCTGAACTCCGTGGAAGAAGGATGAGATACAAATGTGACAGACTGAGTGACTCCAGGCACAGGAGGTACCTCGGGCTGCATTAAAAGATCTATAGATACGCAGAGGATGTTGCTTGTCTCCGAGGCATTCTTGTCTAAGTCTGGCCTCTGCTCCAATCTTAAGGAATCTCAGACTGCAGAGATATACTTTAACACAATAATTCTTAACCTAGGCCACACCCACGCACTGTGAGAAACAAAGCAAACAATTAACGGCTTCTGCAAGTGTAAGTACCCAATTACAAAACCCACTACATCTCTGAGTGAGTTGCTTTTCTAACCTTGCCTTCTTCCAATCAGTCTCAGTTCAGGTGTGTGACTCTGCACTGATTCTACAGAGGGTGGAACTGTGGGGGGTAAGATACTACAAAGCAGGAAGTTAGGTTGGATTGCAAAATGGGTGGGCTGGATAGAGCTGTGGTGAGGAGCCAAGTTGTGAGGCTATACAGAGGGAGGCAGTGGGAGGTACATAGCAGGAAACTGTCCTCTCCTGACACGGCTTCACAATTCCTGAATCCTCTTGGGACTCTTTTTAAATTATGGCTTGAAGAAAAGGTCTGTGCCTTTGAAAATCTGCTCATATACCAGTATGGTTGCACCAATAAAAGAGCTCTCTGTGTGATCATCCAATTATTCCTTACTGCAGATACACAGCAAAATTACCCAGATAaggctgcctgttgcatctcCACATGAGTCACTGCTCTCCTTCCAGATCAGTGAGTCACAAAGGAGGAATGAAGGAGGCAAGCTCCTATGAAGGGGACTAATTCTTATATATCATGAAAGTGATTATTTTGGGGTATGAGTGAATTGTGACTGCAATTTCTGGAAAAAAGTATGCCTTGTTTCAAAAGTTTGGAAAACATTAGTTAAAGAAAGGGATGCCCCTCAATGACATAACACAGGGACAATGGGAGGTGAGAGAAAATATGAATTAATGGAGTGGCTGTGCAAAACCACTGAAAGATATTTCTGGGGAGGCTTGACTAGCATCTTGGCAGGGCCTTGCTCTTCTCCAGGAATCTGTCATGCTTCTTTCATCATATGATGCTTGTTTATAACATCAAATTATTAAAATCTGGATACTTTCTGTTTAATTATTATTGCAGGCTTTCATGCACCTGCTTAATTGGTATGAAATTTTGAGCATTAATTAAATAAGAACCCAAACACAGAGAGACAAAGCAAAACTCTACTCACTCCAGGCTTCTTGGAAACAGACAACATTCACCTTGCACATTGCTGCCACCTCCACGATCTCTTCTATGCGCTTGTGCAGGGCAGCAACCTAGAAAGAAACAGAACTACTATAAAGGTCCACATGTAACATATGAATGGTTCTGAGTTATGATGTAACCTGAATGTAGAACTTTCTTCTGAAAAGCAGTTAATAAATACAGTAACTGAATCCCAAGTTTAACTTCTGATGGATTTGAAAAGCCTCAATAAAAAGCAGTGGGGTTCAGTCTACTGCTGCAAAGAAGAGCTGATCAAAAGCAGTATCTTGGACAGGCAGGTCCTGGTGGCACAGATGTTCTTCTTATCTATTCCTTCTACGGTCTCCTCTCATTTTAAATCTTATTAGGACTCTGTTCAGAGCAGTGAAGCTAGGAGGTGTGGTACTTCTCAAACTGAAAGAGGAGCATTCCCTTTCCCTTCTATTTCAGCTATAACAAACACAATATTCCCTGACAGCTTTAAATTTCTCAATTCTCCCTGAATCTCTATTGAAGGACAGAGGATTATATGGAGCACTGCCAGAGTTTTAATAGCAATATCTATCTCACTTTAACCCCATAATTCTAAACTTTCTGAAGTGGAAACCACTTCCAAATTGATTAAGCTGTTTGGGGTCCACACCTAAACTTACTGTACTtttcagcaaaatcaaaaagagtccagtaacacctttaagactaaccaactttattgtagcataagctttcgagaatcacagttctcttcgtcagatgcatggagggcaagaagaaactggtcagatatagaggaggagaggggagggaggagtagatgcaaacagctccttctgatatggagatcagtttgcttctgtaaaggaaatcagttacttttgataatgagataaccattcatagtccctattcagtcccagcttgatgCAAGAATCTCAGATCAGTTAACAAGTTTATATTCTATTTCTcatgtttactattttgctatcTATAGCATTACCGAGCAAAGGGCTGTAGTTCATGGACATTTTACACATTGTGCAGAAACAAACCCAAATTTACCAGTGAGCTTCCCAAAACTTACTCTCCCAGCTCATCCTCATCTTCCCCCAGCTTGTAGCCCACTTGTTTGAGAACTactcaattcaaatacctttaatggcatacaattTGAGAACTACTACTGTAACCCAGTAATTTAGAGGGGAGTAGGTTTAAAATGGTCTTTCGTTATCTCTTGAGCATATCTTAAAGCACAATTAGAAGAGAAACAAAATATATGTCAGGCTATCAGAAACAAATTCAAACAATTACACTATAAGCATTATTCCTTTACTAAGACTAGTGAAAATGATAAATCAATAAGCTAGCTTTCAAGTTTCACAAAGTCATGCTCAGTTtccataattaaaaaaacaaatggaatAAGGGAGAAAACATGTTTCCAGTTAAGGACAATATGCAATATAAGAAGATAATTTTAAGATGATTCAGGAAATTCTTTACAAACTAATAAGAGGTGGCATAGAGATCtcctaaataaacaaaacagaacaTTAGGTCAAATGTGTTAAGACAGAAAATCAACATTATGGGCTCACTGCACCAAGTTCTTGTGTTGGGCAGCCTTCCTTTGAATCAATGGGACTTCTGTGGGGCTGTCATGTCAAGAAAACAATCTAATTTTCTGCAATTCCAGCAGAACCTTTGCACACCATTTTCCTTAATGGGGAGCCGCAGTAAAGATCAGGACAAGGGGAAAAATAAATGGTTATTATATTCATAAAATCATGGCATAAAGGGTTCTGAATGGACTACATCCTCTGAATTTTTTAAACTTTCAGAAACTGAACCAGATGCTGAAACAAATTAAGAGAGATAAGAAATCTCTGGCAAGATTGGAAGGCTGTAAGTAACTCATATTGCTTGCAATTCAGGATATCAGGAAGAAAACAGCTAAGGTGGCATTTCTGATGCATTGAGTTCACAACTCCCTGTACCTGCAGAACACAAAATCGCATCTAAATGCTAGACTGCTGAGATTCAGGGTTACAGGAGCAGGAAACTATCCAGGTAGTCCTGGCACTTAGCTGATTCGGAACAGAGCAATACAATGGGGAGCTTCCTCACTGCTTATCTCTGCTCCCATATGTATCCCCCCCACCTTTGTAGTAATAAAGATGATATTAGTCTGCAGCCGTCCTCTTTACAAGCAACAACAGTACCTGTTCAGCAACCAGTGCACTTGTGGGAAGTGGGATTTTGTTCTGAATCAATCCCACCCGGACAACACGTGGCTGCCTCAATTGCTCTGGTTCAGCTTGAAATCCATAGCCCAGTAGTTCAAAGTTCCTTTCAGCAGCTGCTGATGTAGCAACAGAAGGCAAATCCAGTGGCCTGGAAAGGTAAGAACAGAGAAGGACAAAAACATTCTACCTTCTCTCTGTTGTATGCCAACAGCAATTTAGCATGGGGGGGGAATGAAAAACACAGAGCAGGGGCCAACTGAAGGGACAAACAAACTGTAAGAAGGCTAAGCTGCAAGTTTGACTCAGATTCACTCACTCATTCCTTCATGCACTCCTTGTGTAATACTGAGTAACTCACCAAGCAATTGCAGGGTCAtacatgtattttttttagtGATGATCTTTTGAAtaagcttgttttttaaaaaattagctgtCTACATGTGACAAGGAAACAGTATCAATGGAAAGTAATTTCAGCAAGAACAAATACATCCTCTCTCATTTTATAAAAAGTTAAATCAAGCACATCAGTGATTCTCAGCTTTTTTTAAAGTGGGACCTACTTAACATAGATCAagctgggtagccgtgtttgtctatagcaatagaaaagagcaagagtccagtagcacctgtaagactaataaaatatgtggtatctgaagaagtgagctgtggctcacgaaagctcataccctaccacaaactgaacacatttattttctttttagtaTCTATAAATACAAGCTGTTACCAAGCAACAAACTGTACTTCACAGACATTTTGcacattatgcagaggcaaacccTTATCTGCCATTCCGCCCCCACTCCCAGTTCACCCTAATTCTTCACCTTCCATCTATCCTTTCAACTCATCCACAGTATAAGAACCACTGAAGTACACTCTAAATTTTTAGACATTAATGGTGGATCATTTGTTTAGAGCTCTCATGCAGTCCATGCATGTTCACATATACAGCACTCCCCCCAGTACCTAGAAATAGAAACTTAGTAATACATTTGTGGGATTTTTAGCCAACCACAGCAGCATAACTAATGGAAAAGCCAAGGTCACCCCTAGAAGCTAATTTGCTCTGCAGGCAGCTTATTGTGTTTCTGATCTGATTGCAGCATCACATGTTGATTCATTTGGAAGGGGTGCCTTATCATAAGAAACTGGACTAGATGATCGTTTGGTTTTCTGCAGTCTTAATTAAAAAAACTAATTTCATCATGGGACAATAAATATCCTTAAAAACCAAAACAGGATATCTTCAGGAGAGTTTCTTCAGGAGCATCTATCTCCCACATCCCAGAGCTTCTGTTAGGAGACAGACTATATAGATGGTGGCAGAGAAGACAGGCATGCTGCTGGATCCTGGTGGTCGCTGGCCCCAGGCAGGCTCGACtcacctcaaccagggccagggccttttcggtcctggctccaacctggagGAACACTCTGTCTGTCAATACTCGGGCCCACtaagatcttttatcctttcagc belongs to Eublepharis macularius isolate TG4126 chromosome 13, MPM_Emac_v1.0, whole genome shotgun sequence and includes:
- the UPB1 gene encoding beta-ureidopropionase; the protein is MAAGLDSLGQCLERYLPAEQLEEVKRILYGEHVRPLDLPSVATSAAAERNFELLGYGFQAEPEQLRQPRVVRVGLIQNKIPLPTSALVAEQVAALHKRIEEIVEVAAMCKVNVVCFQEAWTMPFAFCTREKLPWTEYAESAEDGPTTRFCQKLAKKHNMVVVSPILERDDVHGGTLWNTAVVISNSGAVLGKSRKNHIPRIGDFNESTYYMEGDRGHPVFQTQFGKIAVNICFGRHHPLNWLMYSLNGAEIIFNPSATIGKLSESMWPIEARNAAIANHCFTCAINRVGTELYPNPFTSGDGGEAHHDLGHFYGSSYVASPDGSRTPELSRTQDGLLVAEMDLNLCRQVGDKWNFKMTGRYEMYAKELAAAVQPNFVPNIIHE